GTGGCCTCGCAAATGGAGAATTCCTTGTCCGGGACCAGGGGGAAGGGGATGGCGTACTGCTCCCTGAACACGCCGACCTCAAAGGCCGAATTGCCCACGCCCAGCCCCAGCAGGGTGATCTGCTTGTCCAGCCCGCGCCGGACCATCAATTCGTACATGGCCTTGATGTGCGGGGCCTCACGCTGGCAATGCGGGCAATACATCGAATAGAGTTGCAGCAGCAGGAACGGGGTACGGATGTCCGTCAGGGCAAAGGGCTTGCCCTCGGGCAGGCCCAGGATCGCGGCGTCCCTGGCGGTAAGGGGGCCGGCGAGGGTGATGGCCGGCAGGGCCTGTCCCTCGGCCGTCTTGCCCTCAACGGCCGGAGGCGCTGCAGCCTCGGCC
This sequence is a window from Megalodesulfovibrio gigas DSM 1382 = ATCC 19364. Protein-coding genes within it:
- a CDS encoding peroxiredoxin family protein; the protein is MPFAVAIRVVLLCALCLGLYGPVAAEAAAPPAVEGKTAEGQALPAITLAGPLTARDAAILGLPEGKPFALTDIRTPFLLLQLYSMYCPHCQREAPHIKAMYELMVRRGLDKQITLLGLGVGNSAFEVGVFREQYAIPFPLVPDKEFSICEATGRVGTPHYLLAQREGDAWKVLFLHEGAFEDPQAFLTLLLKKTGVAAAK